The DNA segment ACGCCCCCAACCGTTTGGGGAGTGAGGTCTGACCCGGATCCGCGAAGTGCGGATCTGTGCAAGGGCCAGTAATAGGGGAGTTGGGCATGGCTCAGGGCACCGTCAAGTGGTTCAACGCGGAGAAGGGGTACGGCTTCATCGCGGTCGACGGTGGTGCGGATGTTTTCGTCCACTACAGCGCGATCCAGATGGACGGCTACCGCACCCTTGAAGAGGGCCAGCGGGTCGAGTTCGAGATCTCGCAGGGCCAGAAGGGCCCGCAGGCCGACATGGTTCGGGTCACCGCCTGAACGCGCTACCAGCAACCACAAGAATTTTCCTGCCGACGAAGGGCTCGTGCCTCCGGGGTCACCCGGGGTACGGGCCCTTCGCCTTGCCCGCGCCGTCCCTCCGGCTGCCCCGCGCCCCGCGCGCCGCTCCCCGCCGCCTGCCGACCCTCTGCCG comes from the Streptomyces sp. KMM 9044 genome and includes:
- a CDS encoding cold-shock protein, with amino-acid sequence MAQGTVKWFNAEKGYGFIAVDGGADVFVHYSAIQMDGYRTLEEGQRVEFEISQGQKGPQADMVRVTA